The following are encoded together in the Periplaneta americana isolate PAMFEO1 chromosome 5, P.americana_PAMFEO1_priV1, whole genome shotgun sequence genome:
- the LOC138699607 gene encoding RING finger protein 145 homolog: MGMITRVRARLQSINTPTKIDPRIQDEKTAQTVCLLSVVLLLPYFARGHASVLVSSVGLAYSCLVLPMVISVNYKYSLSGLRPMIANLKEKCDFIIQPIVHFAWRLYAPVDRTEKLFMKMTNIFTMINQLVFFMLCDRVLVPGQRVTCLYSLMFYNVIAYCVAYIKELIEKEDWSPYVTMAEHSNIKHLAMSATKIVLEWTKAVTFIITVVFMLLVFGLEQGLEHYHPTSIYTAVTWLYYMATEKVFVDFFPSILLFLQLDVLESLESLWAPVILRAFTLAISLLLALPLIIYGQYRFVFTVLYLNAYLRCKEMLLNSLRVLNTERAVLNQYRYATREELASFDDVCAVCLSPMRLARITPCHHIFHGDCLRQCLKASDTCPICKREFKFD; this comes from the exons TATGCCTGCTCTCCGTGGTGTTACTGCTGCCTTACTTCGCGCGGGGGCACGCCTCCGTGCTGGTGAGCAGCGTGGGGCTCGCGTACTCCTGCCTCGTGCTGCCCATGGTTATCTCCGTCAACTACAAGTACTCGCTGAGCGGCCTGCGACCCATGATTGCCAACCTCAAGG AAAAATGTGACTTCATCATCCAGCCCATCGTCCACTTCGCGTGGCGTCTGTATGCTCCGGTGGATAGGACGGAAAAGCTGTTCATGAAGATGACCAATATTTTTACGATGATCAACCAG CTGGTGTTCTTCATGCTGTGTGACCGGGTGCTGGTGCCAGGCCAGCGGGTGACGTGTCTCTACTCCCTCATGTTCTACAATGTCATCGCATACTGCGTGGCCTACATCAAGGAGCTCATCGAGAAGGAAGACTGGTCGCCGTACGTGACGATGGCCGAGCACTCCAACATCAAGCATCTCGCCATGTCGGCCACCAAAATCGTGCTGGAGTGGACCAAGGCGGTGACCTTCATCATCACCGTGGTGTTCATGCTGCTCGTGTTCGGCCTGGAGCAGGGGCTGGAGCACTACCACCCCACGTCGATCTACACCGCCGTCACCTGGCTCTACTACATGGCCACCGAGAAGGTCTTCGTGGACTTCTTTCCTTCCATACTGCTCTTCCTGCAGTTGGACGTGCTCGAGTCTCTGGAATCCCTGTGGGCCCCCGTCATCCTCCGAGCTTTCACCCTCGCCATCTCCCTCCTGCTCGCCCTCCCTCTCATAATCTACGGACAGTACCGCTTTGTCTTCACAGTGCTTTACCTCAACGCTTACCTGCGCTGCAAAGAGATGTTGCTCAACAGCCTCAGAGTGCTCAACACCGAGAGGGCCGTGCTGAACCAGTACCGGTACGCCACGCGGGAGGAGCTCGCCTCCTTTGATGACGTGTGCGCAGTATGCCTGAGCCCCATGCGACTGGCCCGCATCACACCCTGCCACCACATCTTCCACGGAGATTGCCTTCGTCAGTGTCTCAAGGCGTCTGATACTTGTCCGATCTGCAAACGTGAATTCAAGTTTGACTAA